The following are encoded in a window of Megalops cyprinoides isolate fMegCyp1 chromosome 16, fMegCyp1.pri, whole genome shotgun sequence genomic DNA:
- the fhl1a gene encoding four and a half LIM domains protein 1a isoform X2, translated as MTDRFDCFYCRDNLHGKKYVKKDEKHVCVRCFDKLCANTCAECRRPIGADAKELHHKNRYWHEDCFRCVKCYKPLANEPFSMKDDKIMCGKCGPRDDAPRCQACYKCVLPGSQNVEYKHKVWHEECFTCLLCKQPIRSQSFLTKGDDIYCSPCHEKKFAKHCVHCKEAITSGGITYQDQPWHSECFVCCNCSKALAGGRFTSQEDKVYCVDCFKTSVAKKCCGCQNAITGFGRGTNVVNYEGNCWHEYCFNCKKCSLSLANKRFVLHGEDIYCSDCAKKL; from the exons ATGACGGATCGCTTCGACTGCTTCTACTGCCGTGACAACCTGCACGGGAAGAAGTATGTGAAGAAGGACGAGAAGCACGTGTGTGTCCGCTGCTTCGACAAGCTGTGCGCCAACACCTGCGCCGAGTGCCGCCGCCCCATCGGCGCCGACGCCAAG GAGCTGCACCATAAGAACCGCTACTGGCACGAGGACTGCTTCCGCTGCGTTAAGTGCTACAAGCCGCTGGCTAACGAGCCCTTCTCCATGAAAGATGACAAGATCATGTGTGGGAAGTGCGGTCCCCGTGACGACGCCCCCCGCTGCCAGGCCTGCTACAAGTGCGTGCTGCCAG GCTCTCAGAATGTGGAGTACAAGCACAAGGTGTGGCATGAGGAGTGCTTCACCTGCCTCCTGTGCAAGCAGCCTATTCGCTCCCAGAGCTTCCTGACCAAGGGAGACGACATCTACTGCTCCCCCTGCCATGAGAAGAAGTTTGCCAAGCACTGCGTCCACTGCAAGGAG gCCATCACCTCCGGGGGGATAACCTACCAGGACCAGCCCTGGCACTCCGAGTGCTTCGTGTGCTGCAACTGCAGCAAGGCCCTGGCCGGGGGCCGCTTCACCTCCCAGGAGGACAAGGTTTACTGCGTGGACTGCTTCAAGACCTCGGTGGCCAAGAAGTGCTGCGGATGCCAGAACGCCATCACAG GTTTTGGCAGGGGGACCAACGTGGTGAACTACGAGGGCAACTGTTGGCACGAGTACTGCTTCAACTGCAAGAAGTGCTCCCTGTCCCTGGCCAACAAGCGCTTCGTCCTCCACGGAGAGGACATCTACTGCTCCGACTGCGCCAAGAAGCTGTGA
- the fhl1a gene encoding four and a half LIM domains protein 1a isoform X1, with the protein MWRQLHIGLVDVTDSSFLVGTPLSPSRPDPDMSYRHSGPRSYLSATMTDRFDCFYCRDNLHGKKYVKKDEKHVCVRCFDKLCANTCAECRRPIGADAKELHHKNRYWHEDCFRCVKCYKPLANEPFSMKDDKIMCGKCGPRDDAPRCQACYKCVLPGSQNVEYKHKVWHEECFTCLLCKQPIRSQSFLTKGDDIYCSPCHEKKFAKHCVHCKEAITSGGITYQDQPWHSECFVCCNCSKALAGGRFTSQEDKVYCVDCFKTSVAKKCCGCQNAITGFGRGTNVVNYEGNCWHEYCFNCKKCSLSLANKRFVLHGEDIYCSDCAKKL; encoded by the exons ATGTGGAGACAGCTTCACATCGGCTTGGTGGACGTTACGGACTCTTCCTTTCTGGTTGGAAcccctctctcgccctctcgCCCGGATCCAGACATGAGCTACAGGCACTCAG GTCCGAGGAGCTACCTCAGCGCGACCATGACGGATCGCTTCGACTGCTTCTACTGCCGTGACAACCTGCACGGGAAGAAGTATGTGAAGAAGGACGAGAAGCACGTGTGTGTCCGCTGCTTCGACAAGCTGTGCGCCAACACCTGCGCCGAGTGCCGCCGCCCCATCGGCGCCGACGCCAAG GAGCTGCACCATAAGAACCGCTACTGGCACGAGGACTGCTTCCGCTGCGTTAAGTGCTACAAGCCGCTGGCTAACGAGCCCTTCTCCATGAAAGATGACAAGATCATGTGTGGGAAGTGCGGTCCCCGTGACGACGCCCCCCGCTGCCAGGCCTGCTACAAGTGCGTGCTGCCAG GCTCTCAGAATGTGGAGTACAAGCACAAGGTGTGGCATGAGGAGTGCTTCACCTGCCTCCTGTGCAAGCAGCCTATTCGCTCCCAGAGCTTCCTGACCAAGGGAGACGACATCTACTGCTCCCCCTGCCATGAGAAGAAGTTTGCCAAGCACTGCGTCCACTGCAAGGAG gCCATCACCTCCGGGGGGATAACCTACCAGGACCAGCCCTGGCACTCCGAGTGCTTCGTGTGCTGCAACTGCAGCAAGGCCCTGGCCGGGGGCCGCTTCACCTCCCAGGAGGACAAGGTTTACTGCGTGGACTGCTTCAAGACCTCGGTGGCCAAGAAGTGCTGCGGATGCCAGAACGCCATCACAG GTTTTGGCAGGGGGACCAACGTGGTGAACTACGAGGGCAACTGTTGGCACGAGTACTGCTTCAACTGCAAGAAGTGCTCCCTGTCCCTGGCCAACAAGCGCTTCGTCCTCCACGGAGAGGACATCTACTGCTCCGACTGCGCCAAGAAGCTGTGA